In Acinonyx jubatus isolate Ajub_Pintada_27869175 chromosome A3, VMU_Ajub_asm_v1.0, whole genome shotgun sequence, a genomic segment contains:
- the CA3H20orf96 gene encoding uncharacterized protein C20orf96 homolog isoform X4, whose product MTSQLRQPPEMHREKLDSGKAQAKIRLMKTLLRNERNSLQELCSHEVFLTTLNWELVKAIQDMEDSSALNARAMLQQQDILSTIVDILECSNKKKLRQLTCELKEWEEKEESKMKHLEQQVEQLNATIEKTQKEVNFLSTYMDREYPVKSVQIANLVRQLQQIKDSQQDELDDLNEMRRKVLESLSEQIQRKKKKLLRSLVVKNQQRHQEALLQKIRDGQDMLRCTGKFREFISQFEEEIPILKAEVGRLKVQVQEPRETVFADVLLRRPKCPPDMDVILNIPVEELLPF is encoded by the exons ACGTTGCTCAGGAACGAGCGAAACTCACTTCAGGAGCTGTGCAGCCATGAGGTCTTCCTCACCACGCTCAACTGGGAGCTGGTCAAGGCCATCCAGGACATGGAGGACAGCTCGGCCCTGAACGCGCGCGCGATGCTGCAGCAGCAGGACATCCTTTCG ACCATCGTGGACATCTTGGAGTGCTCCAACAAGAAGAAGCTGCGGCAGCTGACGTGTGAACTGAAGgagtgggaggagaaggaggaatcCAAGATGAAGC ACCTGGAGCAGCAGGTGGAACAGCTGAACGCCACAATCGAGAAGACCCAGAAGGAAGTGAACTTCCTGAGCACGTACATGGACCGCGAGTACCCTGTCAAGTCGGTCCAGATTGCCAACCTTGTGCGCCAGCTGCAGCAGATAAAGGACAGCCAGCAG GATGAGCTGGATGACCTTAATGAGATGCGCAGAAAGGTCCTGGAGTCTTTGTCTGAGCAGattcagaggaagaagaaaaaacttcTGAGATCTCTGGTGGTG aAAAACCAGCAGCGCCATCAGGAGGCTCTTCTGCAGAAGATCCGGGATGGCCAGGACATGCTGAGATGCACGGGCAAGTTCAGAGAA TTTATCAGCCAGTTTGAGGAGGAAATACCCATCCTAAAGGCCGAGGTGGGGCGGCTCAAGGTCCAAGTCCAGGAGCCCCGAGAGACCGTGTTTGCGGATGTTCTGCTTCGGAGACCCAA GTGTCCCCCAGACATGGACGTCATACTCAACATCCCTGTGGAGGAACTGCTCCCCTTCTAG